Proteins encoded together in one Camelina sativa cultivar DH55 chromosome 9, Cs, whole genome shotgun sequence window:
- the LOC104712481 gene encoding uncharacterized protein LOC104712481 isoform X1, which yields MFLRNVSLSSDERETQKLTAPEQQQITGVDGQPLIIRIDKDNTVKIGDRVIPPAKIHDGKVIPPAKIQDEEAKLSSTSDGPPVPSWGQVSPHSLIGKSIGIRMPGEYEYIRFQIEHYDVETETHYLVSAFSKKDVQDPCNWVDIRHVNIRLFHLFFKFYTCLFFSKVETPDLKLSRFRQRILNGRRNIPSYQNGKDFLNQAKLSCMKPVQLGRRSNFMRYLANSSNNFSCDA from the exons ATGTTTCTCAGGAATGTTTCATTATCGTCTGATGAGAGGGAAACGCAGAAACTTACTGCCCCTGAACAACAGCAAATTACTGGCGTAGATGGCCAACCTTTGATCATTCGTATCGACAAAGACAATACGGTCAAAATT GGAGATAGGGTTATACCTCCAGCAAAGATACATGATGGAAAGGTTATACCTCCAGCAAAGATACAAGACGAAGAAGCAAAGCTGAGTTCTACTTCTGACGGTCCACCTGTCCCAAGCTGGGGCCAGGTTTCTCCTCATTCTCTTATCGGAAAATCGATCGGTATACGAATGCCTGGCGAATACGAGTACATTCGATTCCAAATCGAACATTACGACGTGGAAACA GAAACGCACTACCTGGTGAGTGCTTTCAGCAAAAAGGATGTTCAGGACCCGTGCAATTGGGTTGACATCAGACATGTAAATATCAGATTGTTCCATCtctttttcaagttttataCTTGCctctttttttcaaaagttgAAACGCCTGATCTCAAACTTTCCAGATTCCGGCAGAGGATATTGAATGGCCGAAGAAACATCCCAAGTTACCAGAATGGAAAAGATTTCCTGAACCAGGCGAAACTCTCTTGCATGAAACCAGTACAGCTcggaagaagaagcaacttcATGAGGTATCTTGCAAACAGCTCCAACAATTTTTCTTGTGATGCTTAA
- the LOC104712482 gene encoding uncharacterized protein LOC104712482 isoform X1, protein MAKPENDKKSPEKQTWSTMEELLLACAVHRHGTDSWDSVAAEIQKQNSTVRTLTAFDCRHKYCDLKRRFSRELVSPGSTEGEQTVAAEISSVPWLEELRKLRVDELRREVERYDLSISSLQLKVKRLEDEREESLKIEDSDLDKIAETKENHRDSGNTSGAVPVDEPVNSPDPKDNNTGTGSDNTNRDVKIAEPVDEEPNRIENDEKPVREDSGRGSCESAGNSGREDTVREGNNSPEFVESMDESKGEEETKETSDVQSSASLPRKETVEQDQPDNEDQSLTVNMNPVESQPLIDFIEILKSHPIGSHFSRRLESQLQETPEYDRIIRQHIDFEMIRSRVEEGYYKNSRSKFFRDLLLLINNGRVFYGESSSEFNAAKQLYQLIKKQMTLKIPKQTLPPPKEESLVTSKEEVTVPSLKPTTLSVPMIACRKRSSLAVRTSASVTEPSKKKTKVVSTVDEKPVSEEEKDETSDKDEEPIVSKKMTRARAPSTAKKVGSRNVKTSLNAGLPSKGRSSNDSSEPKKIVQDKKGKHTSGGSKKQSAASFLKRMKGVSSSETVAETVKADSANGKRGAEQRKTIIKNEKVGAAKLSAGQKRSTGKKPTIEKGSPAKKTTGVASKRSSPLIAKRDSETIEKEAGSSTRPKKRSRR, encoded by the exons ATGGCAAAACCGGAAAACGACAAAAAATCTCCAGAGAAACAAACATGGAGCACAATGGAGGAGCTCCTCCTCGCCTGCGCCGTTCACCGTCACGGTACTGATTCATGGGACTCCGTCGCCGCCGAAATCCAGAAACAAAACTCCACTGTCCGTACACTCACAGCCTTCGACTGCCGTCACAAGTACTGCGATCTCAAGCGCCGATTCTCCCGTGAACTCGTCTCTCCGGGATCTACAGAAGGAGAACAAACCGTCGCCGCCGAGATCTCTTCCGTTCCATGGCTTGAGGAGCTGAGAAAGCTCCGTGTCGACGAGCTCCGCCGCGAAGTCGAACGTTACGATCTATCCATCTC GTCATTGCAGTTAAAGGTGAAGAGAttggaagatgagagagaggAGAGCTTGAAGATTGAAGATTCAGATCTAGATAAAATCGCGGAGACGAAAGAGAACCACCGTGATTCGGGTAATACCTCCGGTGCCGTCCCGGTCGATGAGCCGGTTAATTCTCCAGATCCAAAGGACAATAATACCGGAACCGGATCTGATAACACGAACAGAGATGTTAAAATCGCTGAACCGGTGGACGAAGAACCGAACCGGATAGAGAACGATGAGAAACCGGTTAGAGAGGATTCGGGTAGGGGAAGCTGCGAGAGCGCGGGGAACTCGGGCAGAGAAGACACAGTAAGAGAGGGGAATAACTCACCCGAGTTTGTTGAGTCAATGGACGAGTCGAAGGGAGAGGAAGAAACGAAAGAAACGAGTGACGTGCAGAGCTCGGCGAGCTTACCGAGGAAGGAGACGGTAGAACAGGACCAACCGGATAACGAGGATCAATCTCTGACCGTCAATATGAACCCCGTTGAATCTCAGCCGTTGATTGATTTCATCGAGATTCTTAAGTCTCACCCCATTGGCTCTCACTTTTCGCGCCGGCTCGAGAGCCag TTGCAGGAAACACCTGAGTACGATAGGATAATAAGGCAGCACATAGACTTTGAGATGATTCGAAGTCGTGTGGAAGAGGGTTACTACAAAAACTCCAGGAGCAAGTTCTTTCGGGATTTACTGCTACTAATCAACAATGGCAGAGTGTTTTATGGCGAGTCATCTTCTGAGTTTAATGCAGCAAAGCAGCTTTACCAACTCATCAAGAAACAGATGACTCTCAAGATTCCTAAACAAACCTTACCACCACCAAAAGAAGAATCCTTGGTGACGTCTAAGGAGGAAGTCACAGTCCCTTCTCTTAAGCCAACAACACTTTCAGTGCCTATGATAGCTTGTCGAAAACGTAGTTCCTTGGCTGTTAGAACTTCAGCGTCAGTCACTGAACCGTCAAAGAAAAAGACTAAAGTAGTTTCCACAGTCGATGAGAAGCCAGTttcagaggaggagaaagatgaaACTTCTGATAAAGATGAGGAACCTATTGTTTCTAAGAAGATGACTAGAGCAAGAGCACCCTCAACAGCCAAAAAAGTAGGAAGCAGAAACGTTAAGACCAGTTTGAATGCGGGTCTCCCTAGTAAAGGCCGGTCTTCAAACGATAGCTCTGAGCCGAAGAAAATTGTTCAAGACAAGAAGGGTAAACACACGAGTGGTGGCTCAAAAAAGCAAAGTGCTGCTAGTTTTCTTAAAAGAATGAAAGGGGTTTCATCATCTGAAACTGTTGCAGAGACAGTGAAGGCTGATTCCGCTAATGGAAAAAGAGGAGCTGAACAGAGGAAAACTATTATTAAGAATGAAAAAGTGGGTGCAGCAAAACTGTCTGCAGGTCAGAAACGATCAACTGGGAAGAAGCCAACAATTGAAAAGGGTAGTCCTGCTAAAAAAACCACTGGTGTCGCTTCTAAAAGGTCTTCGCCTCTGATAGCAAAACGAGACAGTGAAACTATTGAAAAGGAAGCAGGCTCTTCTACTCGGCCGAAGAAGCGGTCAAGGAGGTGA
- the LOC104712481 gene encoding uncharacterized protein LOC104712481 isoform X2 translates to MFLRNVSLSSDERETQKLTAPEQQQITGVDGQPLIIRIDKDNTVKIGDRVIPPAKIHDGKVIPPAKIQDEEAKLSSTSDGPPVPSWGQVSPHSLIGKSIGIRMPGEYEYIRFQIEHYDVETETHYLVSAFSKKDVQDPCNWVDIRHIPAEDIEWPKKHPKLPEWKRFPEPGETLLHETSTARKKKQLHEVSCKQLQQFFL, encoded by the exons ATGTTTCTCAGGAATGTTTCATTATCGTCTGATGAGAGGGAAACGCAGAAACTTACTGCCCCTGAACAACAGCAAATTACTGGCGTAGATGGCCAACCTTTGATCATTCGTATCGACAAAGACAATACGGTCAAAATT GGAGATAGGGTTATACCTCCAGCAAAGATACATGATGGAAAGGTTATACCTCCAGCAAAGATACAAGACGAAGAAGCAAAGCTGAGTTCTACTTCTGACGGTCCACCTGTCCCAAGCTGGGGCCAGGTTTCTCCTCATTCTCTTATCGGAAAATCGATCGGTATACGAATGCCTGGCGAATACGAGTACATTCGATTCCAAATCGAACATTACGACGTGGAAACA GAAACGCACTACCTGGTGAGTGCTTTCAGCAAAAAGGATGTTCAGGACCCGTGCAATTGGGTTGACATCAGACAT ATTCCGGCAGAGGATATTGAATGGCCGAAGAAACATCCCAAGTTACCAGAATGGAAAAGATTTCCTGAACCAGGCGAAACTCTCTTGCATGAAACCAGTACAGCTcggaagaagaagcaacttcATGAGGTATCTTGCAAACAGCTCCAACAATTTTTCTTGTGA
- the LOC104712483 gene encoding uncharacterized protein LOC104712483 has product MKASMKFREEQKPLFRAKVPLSILGLPFQSGIVAGESKELSLNLSTFFESGPSLKVAYRPNDSWNPFSLIVKTGTGSFGSPSSSSMLMSAEFNLLGKGNPSFMLHFKPQFGDFSIKKSHSSSGFEIKSMNGSVSEEDPSIEVVDSPAVNGCGGGFRKVTVLPSTSAGDIAGLLSGVEVAARTSLPVRGRAVLNFRWGVRVPTEIRRDFDPTAAISLRRFPFLVMNKIGIEHVDGSDAGKLTKSTSDPGKVSGPGQLTGSGDVAEVCLAVNRQMEELRTENKQLKRAVDDLREVMMSNVRPYSAATIDYGSHSKYREQERSSNGGGRSRGDRWSSEKTTTTSDYGGKKSKEEGDVAEELKKALKGA; this is encoded by the coding sequence ATGAAGGCGTCGATGAAGTTTCGGGAAGAGCAAAAGCCTCTTTTTAGGGCTAAGGTTCCTCTCAGTATCTTAGGTTTACCGTTTCAATCAGGAATCGTCGCCGGAGAATCAAAGGAACTCAGCCTCAACCTCTCTACGTTCTTCGAATCCGGACCTTCTCTCAAAGTCGCTTACCGTCCAAACGATTCGTGGAACCCTTTCTCTCTAATCGTCAAAACCGGGACGGGATCTTTCGGTTCGCCGTCATCAAGCTCCATGCTCATGAGCGCTGAATTCAATCTCTTAGGTAAAGGGAACCCTAGCTTTATGCTTCACTTCAAACCTCAATTCGGAGATTTCTCCATCAAAAAATCTCATTCCTCGTCTGGATTCGAGATCAAATCGATGAATGGATCTGTTTCGGAAGAGGATCCGTCGATTGAGGTGGTTGATAGTCCTGCGGTCAACGGATGCGGCGGAGGATTTAGGAAAGTCACGGTTCTGCCTTCGACTTCTGCCGGAGATATCGCTGGTTTGCTCTCAGGCGTCGAGGTCGCGGCGAGGACGTCTCTGCCTGTGAGAGGACGCGCCGTTTTGAATTTCCGGTGGGGCGTTAGGGTTCCTACGGAGATTAGACGCGATTTTGATCCAACGGCTGCGATTTCGCTTAGGAGGTTCCCGTTTTTGGTGATGAATAAAATCGGAATCGAACACGTGGACGGCTCGGATGCTGGTAAATTGACCAAGTCCACGAGCGATCCGGGTAAAGTTTCGGGTCCTGGTCAACTCACTGGTAGTGGTGACGTGGCGGAGGTGTGTTTGGCTGTGAATCGGCAGATGGAGGAGCTTCGAACGGAGAACAAACAGTTAAAGAGAGCCGTCGACGATCTCCGTGAAGTGATGATGTCAAACGTCAGGCCATACTCGGCGGCAACAATAGATTACGGATCGCACTCAAAGTACCGCGAACAGGAGAGGAGCAGCAATGGTGGCGGGAGATCGAGAGGTGATCGGTGGAGCAGCGAGAAGACGACTACGACGTCGGATTACGGAGGTAAGAAAAGCAAGGAAGAAGGTGACGTAGCAGAGGAGCTGAAGAAAGCCTTGAAAGGAGCCTAA
- the LOC104712482 gene encoding uncharacterized protein LOC104712482 isoform X2 — protein sequence MAKPENDKKSPEKQTWSTMEELLLACAVHRHGTDSWDSVAAEIQKQNSTVRTLTAFDCRHKYCDLKRRFSRELVSPGSTEGEQTVAAEISSVPWLEELRKLRVDELRREVERYDLSISSLQLKVKRLEDEREESLKIEDSDLDKIAETKENHRDSGNTSGAVPVDEPVNSPDPKDNNTGTGSDNTNRDVKIAEPVDEEPNRIENDEKPVREDSGRGSCESAGNSGREDTVREGNNSPEFVESMDESKGEEETKETSDVQSSASLPRKETVEQDQPDNEDQSLTVNMNPVESQPLIDFIEILKSHPIGSHFSRRLESQETPEYDRIIRQHIDFEMIRSRVEEGYYKNSRSKFFRDLLLLINNGRVFYGESSSEFNAAKQLYQLIKKQMTLKIPKQTLPPPKEESLVTSKEEVTVPSLKPTTLSVPMIACRKRSSLAVRTSASVTEPSKKKTKVVSTVDEKPVSEEEKDETSDKDEEPIVSKKMTRARAPSTAKKVGSRNVKTSLNAGLPSKGRSSNDSSEPKKIVQDKKGKHTSGGSKKQSAASFLKRMKGVSSSETVAETVKADSANGKRGAEQRKTIIKNEKVGAAKLSAGQKRSTGKKPTIEKGSPAKKTTGVASKRSSPLIAKRDSETIEKEAGSSTRPKKRSRR from the exons ATGGCAAAACCGGAAAACGACAAAAAATCTCCAGAGAAACAAACATGGAGCACAATGGAGGAGCTCCTCCTCGCCTGCGCCGTTCACCGTCACGGTACTGATTCATGGGACTCCGTCGCCGCCGAAATCCAGAAACAAAACTCCACTGTCCGTACACTCACAGCCTTCGACTGCCGTCACAAGTACTGCGATCTCAAGCGCCGATTCTCCCGTGAACTCGTCTCTCCGGGATCTACAGAAGGAGAACAAACCGTCGCCGCCGAGATCTCTTCCGTTCCATGGCTTGAGGAGCTGAGAAAGCTCCGTGTCGACGAGCTCCGCCGCGAAGTCGAACGTTACGATCTATCCATCTC GTCATTGCAGTTAAAGGTGAAGAGAttggaagatgagagagaggAGAGCTTGAAGATTGAAGATTCAGATCTAGATAAAATCGCGGAGACGAAAGAGAACCACCGTGATTCGGGTAATACCTCCGGTGCCGTCCCGGTCGATGAGCCGGTTAATTCTCCAGATCCAAAGGACAATAATACCGGAACCGGATCTGATAACACGAACAGAGATGTTAAAATCGCTGAACCGGTGGACGAAGAACCGAACCGGATAGAGAACGATGAGAAACCGGTTAGAGAGGATTCGGGTAGGGGAAGCTGCGAGAGCGCGGGGAACTCGGGCAGAGAAGACACAGTAAGAGAGGGGAATAACTCACCCGAGTTTGTTGAGTCAATGGACGAGTCGAAGGGAGAGGAAGAAACGAAAGAAACGAGTGACGTGCAGAGCTCGGCGAGCTTACCGAGGAAGGAGACGGTAGAACAGGACCAACCGGATAACGAGGATCAATCTCTGACCGTCAATATGAACCCCGTTGAATCTCAGCCGTTGATTGATTTCATCGAGATTCTTAAGTCTCACCCCATTGGCTCTCACTTTTCGCGCCGGCTCGAGAGCCag GAAACACCTGAGTACGATAGGATAATAAGGCAGCACATAGACTTTGAGATGATTCGAAGTCGTGTGGAAGAGGGTTACTACAAAAACTCCAGGAGCAAGTTCTTTCGGGATTTACTGCTACTAATCAACAATGGCAGAGTGTTTTATGGCGAGTCATCTTCTGAGTTTAATGCAGCAAAGCAGCTTTACCAACTCATCAAGAAACAGATGACTCTCAAGATTCCTAAACAAACCTTACCACCACCAAAAGAAGAATCCTTGGTGACGTCTAAGGAGGAAGTCACAGTCCCTTCTCTTAAGCCAACAACACTTTCAGTGCCTATGATAGCTTGTCGAAAACGTAGTTCCTTGGCTGTTAGAACTTCAGCGTCAGTCACTGAACCGTCAAAGAAAAAGACTAAAGTAGTTTCCACAGTCGATGAGAAGCCAGTttcagaggaggagaaagatgaaACTTCTGATAAAGATGAGGAACCTATTGTTTCTAAGAAGATGACTAGAGCAAGAGCACCCTCAACAGCCAAAAAAGTAGGAAGCAGAAACGTTAAGACCAGTTTGAATGCGGGTCTCCCTAGTAAAGGCCGGTCTTCAAACGATAGCTCTGAGCCGAAGAAAATTGTTCAAGACAAGAAGGGTAAACACACGAGTGGTGGCTCAAAAAAGCAAAGTGCTGCTAGTTTTCTTAAAAGAATGAAAGGGGTTTCATCATCTGAAACTGTTGCAGAGACAGTGAAGGCTGATTCCGCTAATGGAAAAAGAGGAGCTGAACAGAGGAAAACTATTATTAAGAATGAAAAAGTGGGTGCAGCAAAACTGTCTGCAGGTCAGAAACGATCAACTGGGAAGAAGCCAACAATTGAAAAGGGTAGTCCTGCTAAAAAAACCACTGGTGTCGCTTCTAAAAGGTCTTCGCCTCTGATAGCAAAACGAGACAGTGAAACTATTGAAAAGGAAGCAGGCTCTTCTACTCGGCCGAAGAAGCGGTCAAGGAGGTGA